The genomic segment CTGACAAGTTAGCCATGTAAACTACTAAAATGTTTGCAAcgaataataatattaaaggTAGAAATAATTGTTGCGTGCTTCTTTTGGTGCTTATTTTTCTTGAGTAGTGTCTACAGTCTCGTGCTGCTTCATATAATCCTGAATTCTGATACATTGTGAACAGATCAATTAATGAATTGGCCAAGAAACTATCTCATGAATTGTAGTTCATGAAATCTAAAATGGCATCAAATTTGCTGAACATGAACTTGCAGAATTCCGTTAAAGCTATTTCTGCAAAACTATAAATTAATTTGTAACGAAGGGAAGGGTAGTTTTGAGTCTCAGTTGTGAGTCCTGAAATAGCGATGAAACGGAGAGGAAGAGTTGACAAAACTTGAGAAAATTACGATGATACATATTTATTGCGGCTACTTAACGCTAATGATATTTTCTCACACAGTTTATATTACAATGAAAACCAGAGCCATTTATGCATCTCTGTAACTCAAATGCCATATCAAGTCaatcttactaaatattataTTCGTAGCATTTGCCCACAAGGCAAAGATCAATTTTCTTGTGACTTGTAACTCCAGGAGACACTTCCATGTCAATGtcttctttcttcattccatgaGGCAGTTCCCAGTCAAAGGAGTAAAGAAGATTGGCGAGTGCAAGCTCCACAGTCGCGAGACCAAGATTCATTCCGGGGCATCCTCTTCTACCCGATCCAAACGGGAGTAGCCCAAAATCATGCCCCCTGTAGTCGATGGCACTATTCAAGAATCGATCTGGTAAAAATTCAGTCGGATTTTCCCAATATTCAGGATCTAAACCGATTGCATGAACATTCACATACACCATGGTTTTCTCTGGGATTTCAAACCCATCTACAGTGGACTTTTGTATAGTTTCTCTTGGAACCGAGAGTGGAGTCGGAGGGAACAATCTTAGTGTTTCTTTGATGATTGCTTTTAGATAAGGAAGATTTTGGATATCATCTTCATCTACGGTACCTTTGTTTCCCAACACATTTCGAACTTCTTCTTGTGCTTTCTTCATTACTTCGGGTTTCTTGATGAGAGCGGTCATAGCCCATACTATCAGCGATGCACTTGTATCGGTTCCAGCTATGAATACATTCTGTGATAAAAATTCAGTACACATAACAAAAGAATCAAGAATCTTGGAGAATTAGCGTTTAAAGAGTCGTCAATTAATGCGCAGTAACAATAGAAAATGGTTCAAGGGACAAAAATAGTAtggtataatataatattttaatacttactttctaaattttttgaaatatgtaTTGAGCTAAATCTAGATTTGAAAGTCATACCATGAGAATTCCCTTGACATTTTCCCATTCAATTGGAACTGGAGCGGCTTGCTCTTGTTTCAACTGAATCAACAAATCAAGAATGTCTCCCCTCATCGACTCGGGCCGATTTGGATCAAGATGATCGTCTATAGTTTCTTGATAAATTTTATCCAGATCCCTAAAGTTCTTCTCAAGTCTAGAATTCATCCCAGTCAATTTGTCAAGCCAACCCAAGAAAGGGAAATAATCACCAAAAAAGAAGGCTACACATAGTTCTTGAGTTTCTTTCAGACATTCGTCGAACCTTCTTTTACCCATCTCATCGTACTTCTTCCCGAATCCAGCTCGACATATGATCCTGTTAGTTAAAAAGAACGCAGCACGGCTCAAGTTTATCACCTCGGACGAAACAGATTTCTTGATCATATCTTGGATCATGGTAGAAACTTCATCTTTTCGAAGAGGACGAAACGAAACCACCTGCTTGACACTAAACAGATGAATCAGGCTTAGTTTCCTCATTTCCCTCCAAGTCTCGTTGTAATTAGATAGAGTAATATCCTTTCCATTGTAAGAATATTTTTGGAAGCCAATAAGTGGTGGTCTGCCTGAGAAGGCTAGGTCATTATTCTTCAAGGCTAATTTGGCTACTCTGGCTGAAGAAATCACAATCGCGGGTCGACAACCGAATTTCATCTGCATGAGCGGGCCATGCTTCTTGGCGAGTTCGTAGAGGTAGAGGTGGGGATGCATGGGATCGAATTCATGAAGGTTCCCAATCAACGGGAGCCCTTTTGGACCTGGTGGAAGGCGAGCCTCGGATTTTTTTGGTCTAAAGAGATTGAAAAGGAAAATTATCGAGACAGATAGTGCTAGTAGAAGGAAAGACATGATACTGATCATGTTGAAGTGCAGAAAAAAGGTTTGTGTTTGAGTTTTGTAAAAAGGTGAGTTTAGTTTCTTTGTCATTTATAGCGTCGGAGGTTTGGTAATTAAGTAATTTGGTCAGGCCGACTTTTATGGCAGGATAAGATCTAGAATCGTTGAATCAGGGATATTAAAAGGTTAATTTTCGACAAATAGAGGGGAAGTCGCACAGGCATATCATTCGAACTTTGCCcaaattgtaataaaaaaatattatttaaatataaggattttagcaatttaaattaatttctcTATTTTATTCTACTACCATTAAATTATCGGGAAATTGATCTTCAGTCCttagccgtcgattttttttgtgttcagtccctgggtccttttttagtaccatatttccacatgaagtgtaccacattttgtatgacatagtacaacaattttgtgggtagggagtgaaccaaaaaaatattttgattgtagaTTTTTCACAAACTTCCCCTTAAATTataccaaatatatatatacaacctTCTATTTATAATTCATTACATACGTGGGTCCGGTTAGAAAATTCCGGTCAGAATTTTTAACtgtattttttttgaaactGGTACAtctattattaataaaaagaaataaaatgaatATATACATTAGGATATCGATCATCaactccaaaaaaaaatttatttttttatcaaaaaacttttattttaagcttatatatattgaattgaTCCGTCTaatgaatatataataaatatatatatttaagactGTCTTAACTACTTAAGGTTGGAGATGAGTTTTGGAAATGAAGTTATAGATATTTTTTCATACTTTATATAtgaagtattttatttaatttcgttTGAAGTATTGGGTTTTGGTGGTATTTTTTATCATTCATTTTTAGGATCGAGACAATGAAAGAATCTTTTTCTATTCAATTATTACGTATGGAAAGACTGAAATAGAATGCCTATAATTTTTGTTATCATGGCTCATTTTTCAATGGctgatctattttttttttaaaaaaaatcagtgtTGAAGATTCAAacgataaatttttatttatttattttgactgATTCAAACGATAAATTTTGAAGGCCACGGGTTTCCCAGATATTTCAGTGCTTCACGTCAtgccaaaaataaaatcttttcattcaaaaaaataaaatctttgaCTTGAGGCCTTTTCTTAACTTAGAGGCATACCGTTCCTTTTACGactttgaatttgaatttttcttccaTCTCTATTACgtcgttttttttaatatttatatacctCGCCACcatatgtatacatatatattaaaaattttgtgtAGAAAATATagagataataataaaattcgaaaattttaaaaatagtttttataataatttttatgatatttttattaaataaaaaaattataattcgaGAAGATGTgtgttttttataattaaaaattaatattataacatcaaaattaattacTCTAAGTCACTCAACTTTACGAAcataatataacataaatatatgTGCGGGTAGAGCTTTTGTTTTAATAatgtttgtgtatatatatgtatgtttaattttCTAAGCATTCATCACAGACACATATGTGATCAACGTTGTGATAACGTTCACCTATTGTTGGATGCGATAAAACTATATATTCAATAAGTGGACATTACCTCAACGGTGTTGACCCTCACATAGTGCATACGGAAGATCAATTTTATAAGATCTTTGGTGATACAACTTTATGACATTAAtcgaattttacaaaaattcatatatcaaccttgaaaatataaaaaaaacatttattataaaatacaataaaacttattttagtaaatatattatttacccATAACTACTATCACTCACTTTCTAAAATTCAATATCCACGCACTATATCTATAAACGACATATGTAATATAAGAGTAGTCTCTTGTGATATGGTCTCGCGGATCTTTATTTATGAActctgctcatatttacaataaaaaatatatttttggcataaaaaagtattatttttcatgaatgacccaaataaagtattcgtctaacaaaattgatatatgaaATCATCTCACAATACTTTTTGTGTTAATATAAttacattattattatcaaataaaaatctataaaaaaataatcacaaatcaaaaaaaaaaaaaaaaaaccaattgtATAAGTAGCAATGTGTGCACTAAGACACTACTACATTATTAAAGTCGATGATTTTAGAGTAACTAATATGCAAAACTCGGTATTTTGCAATaagccaaaaataaaatatcactcttctcaaattaaaaaatattctgttttttttaataaaaaaaacttcttcataattacaaaatattatattttttttaaaaaaattattcataatttatatttcatCTATAACTAGTATATtctaataaaatgtttatttatatttatgcatATTATTAAAGTTTTAGATGATCATATCTTTGTcacatacaaattattataacaatttcatttttaaattttttacataATCGCCATATGTTATACACAAagtattttacataaaaaaatgttaatatatATGCattgatcatatatatatattctattttattaaagttgagaacATGATAGAAATCGTCAATGAcaccaaaatatatatatccattTTTGCCCCTCCGTTATGGACAAATTCATCAAATTGTTTTCTATCAAAATTGCACTTTAATCtatcactatttcttataattatattttgattctcatttaaatataaatcaaatgaattataaaaatattgcacAAACACGCAACACATGCATCCGTTCACTAATATACAAAAAGTACTCGTAATAATAATTACTCCGTACACTCATTGtgaaagaataaataaaatttttcgggcattttgaatttgaaattttcttccGTCCCAATTACTTTGTTACAAGCTTGtttcttattatatttttcgTCAGATATTTGTTAATAACTACTCCATTTACACATTGGGAGTgatataaattgattttttttttgtattatttacttaaaaatttaatattataactaaCTATAGaactttatatattaatttatataagattTTTCGAAACTCGGCACCAGACAATCTCCAAAACTAATATCCAAATTGCTTACTCTTTGCTAATTCAGCTATTTGATGGATGTGGTTCCTATTACATTATAAGGTTCTCTTTAGAGCTTTGAAAAATGGTATAAGAGTATCAGCCAGTGATGACTGATTTATACACACTGCTTGGCGAATTCTTTGCCAAACACGCGTTTCTTGTTGCGGCGGTGATGATCTGAACCCCTCCATTGTTTGCTCGACTGAAGGGCCGATATCTTGGACGAGCTTCACAGATTCTGACAGACGATGAAGCAGGTTCACCAAGGCGATTACTTCGTTCCTTTGCAGTTGCAGCTGCTGAGAAGATAGAGATTTAGAAATGCATGTATCGTTTGTGAAAATTGTTTTCGATAGATAGGATTATTAGATTTTTCACATGAAACTTACAGGCTGGTTTTGCTGGTTCTTGCCATCAACAGAGAAGAGAATCTTCAATGCGGTTCCAAGGCCGAGCACCTGAAGTTTGCCCCAAAGACGACACTTCTCACATCCAACACAATCCATCAGAGCACTGTAATATCAAGAACATAGGCTAAGCGCTGCCTTcaagatttataaaaattaagcaCAAAAAATACTAAACTACAAATCGTTCACAGAATTTATGACATACTATACACATGCTACAGAAAGTGCCAACTTTTAAAGCAGTTATCACGAACTTTGAATTCATTTGCCTAAAACTCAAAAACCCATCATCCATTAAATAACAAAGTATCAAATTTTCGTGAAAATCAATAgatgataataattatatacagTGACAAGAAGTT from the Primulina huaijiensis isolate GDHJ02 unplaced genomic scaffold, ASM1229523v2 scaffold25037, whole genome shotgun sequence genome contains:
- the LOC140967415 gene encoding cytochrome P450 83B1-like, coding for MISIMSFLLLALSVSIIFLFNLFRPKKSEARLPPGPKGLPLIGNLHEFDPMHPHLYLYELAKKHGPLMQMKFGCRPAIVISSARVAKLALKNNDLAFSGRPPLIGFQKYSYNGKDITLSNYNETWREMRKLSLIHLFSVKQVVSFRPLRKDEVSTMIQDMIKKSVSSEVINLSRAAFFLTNRIICRAGFGKKYDEMGKRRFDECLKETQELCVAFFFGDYFPFLGWLDKLTGMNSRLEKNFRDLDKIYQETIDDHLDPNRPESMRGDILDLLIQLKQEQAAPVPIEWENVKGILMNVFIAGTDTSASLIVWAMTALIKKPEVMKKAQEEVRNVLGNKGTVDEDDIQNLPYLKAIIKETLRLFPPTPLSVPRETIQKSTVDGFEIPEKTMVYVNVHAIGLDPEYWENPTEFLPDRFLNSAIDYRGHDFGLLPFGSGRRGCPGMNLGLATVELALANLLYSFDWELPHGMKKEDIDMEVSPGVTSHKKIDLCLVGKCYEYNI